A single window of Xiphophorus hellerii strain 12219 chromosome 12, Xiphophorus_hellerii-4.1, whole genome shotgun sequence DNA harbors:
- the LOC116729853 gene encoding membrane-associated phosphatidylinositol transfer protein 2 isoform X1, with protein sequence MLIKEYRIPMPLSVEEYRIAQLYMIQKKSREESCGEGSGVEILENKPYTDGPGGVGQYTHKVYHIGMHIPGWFRSILPKAALRVEEESWNAYPYTRTRYTCPFVEKFSIDIETYYKPDTGNQADVFNLSAADKRQTTIDVIDIVTDPIPPHEYISEEDPKLYKSAKTQRGPLQDDWIEEYNNNPGKTPIMCAYKLCKVEFRYWGMQSKIERFIHDVGLRKVMVHAHRQAWCWQDEWYGLTMDDIRQLELETQLALARKMAKFLHGEELTESYGTTVSPDKEQEAKEAISSIEAEETATRSVETLQPRGVLTKQWSTSSRSSRSSKRGVSPSRHSISEWRMQSIARDSDDSSDEEFFDAHEDLSDGEEVFPKEIAKWNSNDFMDKIETVDTEESPENFKEMSVDYDRASSEDRLDEMRDSLSGHADSSPIPTITVTRHQSESSPQQSLQASKIHVLILVLHGGNILDTGGGDQNSKQADVNTISTAFDTVMRVHYPAALGRIAIRLVPCPAICAEAFSLVSNLSPYSYDEGYLSSSQDHIPLAALPLLATSSPQYQDALATVIVRANQVYSEFIKSQDGATFSGQVCLIGDCVGGILGFDALCNSTPTVNESQNSSRRGSVISVQDQDLLSPGIIINSGHGSSSPTLESSRHLSRSNIDIPRVTSSDDTKRQLPRKRSDSSTYELDTIKQHQAFLSSLHSSVLKSDAASRRSSSSTMLDGSSLGKFDFEVSDFFLFGSPLGLVLALRKTVIPMLDVAQLRPACQQVYNLFHPADPSASRLEPLLERKFHLLPPFSVPRYQRFPLGDGNSALLVETVQSNAQLLLDSGPPLSFRCQETISETCIPVPVLNWQENSLKATPATLESDVVQSHGGVFMDSSYPSSPIMGPFSRGQRRASEISIASQVSGMADSFTATNIANTKSEQISQSNKISLFSQLALTSQNLFSIKNPLKSYKKAEGDLTDEDLSFHTETDSGESLSSIYQYDSIESCRLDCAISDLVSLDCQAEVDEVAARWWGTKRLDFALYCPDALTAFPTVALPHLFHASYWESTDVVSFLLRQVMRHENSSILELDGKEVSEFTPSKPREKWLRKRTHVKIRNVTANHRVNDAVFPEDSQQVITGRFMYGPLDMVTLAGEKVDLHIMTQPPSGEWVFFSTQVTQSSGRVSFNIPEEKRLGIGVYPVKMVVRGDHTFADSYLTVVPRGTEFVVFSIDGSFAASVSIMGSDPKVRAGAVDVVRHWQDLGYLIIYVTGRPDMQKQRVVAWLSQHNFPHGIVSFCDGLVHDPLRHKANFLKTLTESNMKIFAGYGSTKDISVYTSIGIPPSQIYIVGRPSKKMQNQCQFITEGYAAHLSQLEYNHRSRPAKSSSARMVLRKGSFGLGANSDFLRKRNHLLRTISSQPAPSSPTGNFHNRPERTQSQSDSERLERERLERTHSHGPGASQRSMSITASCWGRSGSTKLEPFPFNPK encoded by the exons ATGCTCATTAAGGAGTATCGCATCCCCATGCCCCTGAGTGTGGAGGAGTACCGCATTGCCCAGCTCTACATGATCCAG AAAAAGAGCAGAGAAGAGAGCTGCGGTGAAGGAAGTGGGGTGGAGATCCTTGAGAATAAGCCCTACACAGATGGACCAGGTGGGGTGGGTCAGTACACCCATAAGGTCTACCACATAGGCATGCACATTCCTGGCTGGTTCCGCTCCATCCTGCCCAAAGCTGCTCTGAGGGTTGAAGAGGAGTCCTGGAATGCCTACCCTTACACCCGAACAAG ATACACCTGTCCGTTTGTTGAGAAGTTCTCCATCGACATTGAGACTTACTATAAGCCTGACACAGGCAACCAAGCTGATGTCTTTAACTTATCTGCAGCAGACAAGAGGCAAACAACTATTG ACGTAATCGACATAGTGACAGATCCCATCCCTCCACATGAGTACATTTCAGAGGAGGACCCGAAGCTTTACAAGTCAGCCAAGACCCAGAGGGGGCCCCTGCAGGATGACTGGATAGAGGAGTACAACAACAACCCAGGGAAGACTCCCATCATGTGTGCCTATAAACTTTGCAAAGTGGAGTTTCGCTACTGGGGCATGCAGTCCAAGATTGAACGCTTCATTCATGATGTTG GGCTCAGAAAGGTTATGGTGCATGCCCACCGGCAGGCCTGGTGCTGGCAGGATGAGTGGTATGGCCTAACCATGGACGACATCAGGCAGTTGGAGCTGGAAACCCAATTGGCCCTGGCCAGGAAGATGGCCAAGTTCCTCCATGGCGAGGAGCTCACCGAATCCTACGGAACCACAGTGTCTCCAGACAAAGAGCAGGAGGCCAAAGAGGCAATCAGCTCTATCGAGGCAGAGGAAACGGCCACCAGATCAGTAGAGACTCTGCAGCCACGAGGCGTCCTCACCAAGCAGTGGTCCACCTCATCCAGATCCTCCCGCTCATCTAAGAGAGGAG TGAGTCCGTCACGTCACAGCATCTCAGAGTGGAGGATGCAGAGCATAGCGCGCGATTCAGACGACAGCTCGGACGAGGAATTCTTTGATGCCCAtg AGGATCTCTCGGATGGTGAGGAGGTTTTCCCAAAAGAAATTGCCAAGTGGAACTCCAACGACTTCATGGACAAGATTGAAACTGTGGACACGGAGGAAAGTCCTG AGAACTTTAAGGAAATGAGCGTCGATTATGACAGAGCTTCGAGTGAGGACAGACTGGATGAG ATGCGTGACTCTCTTAGCGGCCACGCCGATAGCTCTCCTATCCCCACCATCACGGTAACGAGGCACCAGTCA GAGAGTTCGCCTCAGCAGAGTCTGCAGGCTTCCAAGATCCACGTCTTGATACTGGTTCTGCACGGAGGGAACATCCTGGACACGGGCGGAGGGGACCAGAACAGCAAGCAGGCCGACGTCAACACCATCAGCACAGCGTTTGACACAGTCATGCGTGTTCACTACCCCGCTGCGCTCGGCCGCATCGCCATCCGCTTGGTGCCCTGCCCCGCCATCTGTGCCGAGGCCTTCTCTCTGGTGTCTAA CCTGAGCCCTTACAGCTATGATGAGGGATATCTGTCCAGCAGCCAGGACCACATCCCGCTCGCAGCTCTACCTCTGCTGGCCACCTCGTCTCCACAGTACCAGGACGCCTTGGCCACTGTCATTGTTCGCGCCAACCAGGTGTATTCTGAGTTTATTAAGTCTCAGGATGGAGCGACCTTCTCTGGCCAG GTTTGCCTCATTGGGGACTGTGTGGGAGGAATCCTGGGGTTTGATGCTCTCTGTAACAGCACCCCCACGGTAAATGAAAGCCAGAACAGCAGCCGCAGAGGCAGCGTCATCAGCGTGCAG GACCAGGACCTTCTCTCTCCCGGCATCATCATCAACAGCGGACATGGGTCATCATCCCCAACACTGGAGAGCAGCCGCCACCTGAGTCGCAGTAACATTGATATTCCTCGTGTCACTTCAAGCGATGACACCAAGAGGCAGCTGCCCCGTAAGAGAAGCGACTCGTCCACCTACGAACTGGACACAATTAAACAACACCAAGCTTTTCTGTCCAG cttgcACTCTAGCGTCCTTAAGAGCGACGCAGCGTCCCGCAGGTCGAGCAGCAGCACCATGCTGGACGGAAGCTCCCTGGGGAAGTTTGACTTTGAGGTGTCAGACtttttcctgtttggttctcCGCTGGGCTTGGTGCTGGCCCTGAGGAAGACTGTGATCCCTATGCTGGATG TGGCCCAGCTGAGGCCGGCCTGTCAGCAGGTCTATAACTTGTTCCACCCAGCTGATCCCTCTGCCTCCCGCCTGGAGCCTCTGCTGGAGCGGAAATTTCACCTCCTCCCTCCTTTTAGCGTTCCCCGTTACCAACGCTTCCCCCTTGGAGACGGAAACTCGGCCTTGCTGG TGGAGACAGTCCAGAGCAACGCTCAGCTGCTACTCGATAGCGGGCCCCCCCTGTCCTTTCGCTGTCAGGAGACCATCAGTGAGACCTGCATTCCTGTTCCTGTGCTAAACTGGCAGGAGAACTCCCTGAAAGCCACACCCGCCACCTTGGAGT CGGATGTTGTTCAGTCTCATGGTGGTGTCTTCATGGACAGTTCGTACCCCTCATCCCCCATAATGGGCCCCTTCTCCAGGGGCCAACGGAGGGCCAGTGAGATCAGCATTGCCAGCCAGGTCTCAGGAATGGCAGACAGTTTCACTGCCACCAACATAGCCAACA CCAAATCAGAGCAGATTAGCCAATCCAATAAGATCAGTCTGTTCTCCCAACTTGCCCTAACATCCCAAAACTTGTTCTCCATAAAAAATCCTCTGAAGTCCTATAAAAAAGCCGAGGGTGACCTGACTGACGAAGATCTGAGTTTTCACACGGAGACAGATTCAGGCGAAAGTCTAAGTTCCATCTACCAGTACGACAGCATTGAATCATGCAGGCTGGACTGTGCTATAAGTGACCTGGTGTCGCTGGACTGCCAAGCTGAAGTTGATGAAG TTGCAGCACGCTGGTGGGGCACAAAGCGCCTGGACTTTGCTCTGTACTGCCCCGATGCTCTGACTGCCTTTCCCACAGTGGCTTTGCCGCACCTCTTCCACGCTTCTTACTGGGAATCCACAGATGTTGTGTCTTTCCTCCTGAGGCAG GTCATGAGGCATGAAAACTCCAGCATTCTGGAGCTGGATGGGAAGGAAGTGTCGGAGTTTACCCCCTCTAAGCCTCGGGAGAAGTGGCTCCGGAAGAGGACTCACGTCAAGATCCGG AACGTGACTGCCAACCATCGAGTGAACGACGCCGTGTTCCCTGAAGACAGCCAGCAGGTCATCACAGGTCGCTTCATGTATGGCCCTCTGGACATGGTGACTCTAGCTGGGGAGAAG GTCGACCTTCACATCATGACCCAGCCTCCGTCAGGAGAGTGGGTGTTCTTCAGCACACAAGTGACCCAAAGCAGCGGCCGCGTGTCGTTTAACATCCCAGAGGAGAAGCGTCTGGGCATCGGAGTCTACCCTGTAAAAATGGTTGTCAG AGGCGACCACACGTTTGCAGACAGCTACCTGACTGTTGTTCCACGTGGCACAGAGTTTGTGGTGTTCAGCATCGACGGGTCGTTCGCCGCCAGTGTCTCAATCATGGGTAGCGATCCAAAGGTCAGGGCAGGAGCTGTGGACGTCGTCAG ACACTGGCAGGATTTAGGTTATTTGATCATCTATGTGACGGGGCGTCCAGACATGCAGAAGCAGCGGGTGGTGGCCTGGCTGTCTCAGCACAACTTCCCACACGGCATCGTCTCCTTCTGCGACGGATTAGTCCACGACCCGCTCAGGCACAAGGCCAACTTCCTCAAAACACTGACAGAG TCTAATATGAAGATCTTTGCTGGATATGGATCAACCAAAGACATCTCTGTCTACACCTCCATCGGCATTCCTCCTTCTCAGATCTACATCGTCGGCAGACCCTCGAAGAAGATGCAGAACCAGTGCCAG TTCATCACAGAGGGGTACGCGGCCCATTTGTCCCAGCTGGAGTACAACCACCGCTCTCGGCCCGCCAAGTCCAGCAGCGCGCGGATGGTCCTGCGTAAGGGAAGCTTCGGCCTGGGCGCCAACAGCGACTTCCTGAGGAAAAGGAACCACCTGCTGCGCACCATCTCCTCCCAGCCGGCCCCCAGCTCCCCGACGGGCAACTTCCACAACAGGCCCGAGCGCACGCAGAGCCAGTCGGACAGCGAGCGGCTGGAGCGGGAGCGGCTGGAGCGGACCCACAGCCACGGCCCGGGGGCGTCGCAGCGCAGCATGAGCATCACGGCGAGCTGCTGGGGCCGCAGCGGCAGCACCAAGCTGGAGCCGTTCCCGTTCAACCCCAAATGA
- the LOC116729853 gene encoding membrane-associated phosphatidylinositol transfer protein 2 isoform X4: MLIKEYRIPMPLSVEEYRIAQLYMIQKKSREESCGEGSGVEILENKPYTDGPGGVGQYTHKVYHIGMHIPGWFRSILPKAALRVEEESWNAYPYTRTRYTCPFVEKFSIDIETYYKPDTGNQADVFNLSAADKRQTTIDVIDIVTDPIPPHEYISEEDPKLYKSAKTQRGPLQDDWIEEYNNNPGKTPIMCAYKLCKVEFRYWGMQSKIERFIHDVGLRKVMVHAHRQAWCWQDEWYGLTMDDIRQLELETQLALARKMAKFLHGEELTESYGTTVSPDKEQEAKEAISSIEAEETATRSVETLQPRGVLTKQWSTSSRSSRSSKRGVSPSRHSISEWRMQSIARDSDDSSDEEFFDAHEDLSDGEEVFPKEIAKWNSNDFMDKIETVDTEESPENFKEMSVDYDRASSEDRLDEMRDSLSGHADSSPIPTITVTRHQSESSPQQSLQASKIHVLILVLHGGNILDTGGGDQNSKQADVNTISTAFDTVMRVHYPAALGRIAIRLVPCPAICAEAFSLVSNLSPYSYDEGYLSSSQDHIPLAALPLLATSSPQYQDALATVIVRANQVYSEFIKSQDGATFSGQVCLIGDCVGGILGFDALCNSTPTVNESQNSSRRGSVISVQDQDLLSPGIIINSGHGSSSPTLESSRHLSRSNIDIPRVTSSDDTKRQLPRKRSDSSTYELDTIKQHQAFLSSLHSSVLKSDAASRRSSSSTMLDGSSLGKFDFEVSDFFLFGSPLGLVLALRKTVIPMLDVAQLRPACQQVYNLFHPADPSASRLEPLLERKFHLLPPFSVPRYQRFPLGDGNSALLVETVQSNAQLLLDSGPPLSFRCQETISETCIPVPVLNWQENSLKATPATLESDVVQSHGGVFMDSSYPSSPIMGPFSRGQRRASEISIASQVSGMADSFTATNIANIAARWWGTKRLDFALYCPDALTAFPTVALPHLFHASYWESTDVVSFLLRQVMRHENSSILELDGKEVSEFTPSKPREKWLRKRTHVKIRNVTANHRVNDAVFPEDSQQVITGRFMYGPLDMVTLAGEKVDLHIMTQPPSGEWVFFSTQVTQSSGRVSFNIPEEKRLGIGVYPVKMVVRGDHTFADSYLTVVPRGTEFVVFSIDGSFAASVSIMGSDPKVRAGAVDVVRHWQDLGYLIIYVTGRPDMQKQRVVAWLSQHNFPHGIVSFCDGLVHDPLRHKANFLKTLTESNMKIFAGYGSTKDISVYTSIGIPPSQIYIVGRPSKKMQNQCQFITEGYAAHLSQLEYNHRSRPAKSSSARMVLRKGSFGLGANSDFLRKRNHLLRTISSQPAPSSPTGNFHNRPERTQSQSDSERLERERLERTHSHGPGASQRSMSITASCWGRSGSTKLEPFPFNPK, from the exons ATGCTCATTAAGGAGTATCGCATCCCCATGCCCCTGAGTGTGGAGGAGTACCGCATTGCCCAGCTCTACATGATCCAG AAAAAGAGCAGAGAAGAGAGCTGCGGTGAAGGAAGTGGGGTGGAGATCCTTGAGAATAAGCCCTACACAGATGGACCAGGTGGGGTGGGTCAGTACACCCATAAGGTCTACCACATAGGCATGCACATTCCTGGCTGGTTCCGCTCCATCCTGCCCAAAGCTGCTCTGAGGGTTGAAGAGGAGTCCTGGAATGCCTACCCTTACACCCGAACAAG ATACACCTGTCCGTTTGTTGAGAAGTTCTCCATCGACATTGAGACTTACTATAAGCCTGACACAGGCAACCAAGCTGATGTCTTTAACTTATCTGCAGCAGACAAGAGGCAAACAACTATTG ACGTAATCGACATAGTGACAGATCCCATCCCTCCACATGAGTACATTTCAGAGGAGGACCCGAAGCTTTACAAGTCAGCCAAGACCCAGAGGGGGCCCCTGCAGGATGACTGGATAGAGGAGTACAACAACAACCCAGGGAAGACTCCCATCATGTGTGCCTATAAACTTTGCAAAGTGGAGTTTCGCTACTGGGGCATGCAGTCCAAGATTGAACGCTTCATTCATGATGTTG GGCTCAGAAAGGTTATGGTGCATGCCCACCGGCAGGCCTGGTGCTGGCAGGATGAGTGGTATGGCCTAACCATGGACGACATCAGGCAGTTGGAGCTGGAAACCCAATTGGCCCTGGCCAGGAAGATGGCCAAGTTCCTCCATGGCGAGGAGCTCACCGAATCCTACGGAACCACAGTGTCTCCAGACAAAGAGCAGGAGGCCAAAGAGGCAATCAGCTCTATCGAGGCAGAGGAAACGGCCACCAGATCAGTAGAGACTCTGCAGCCACGAGGCGTCCTCACCAAGCAGTGGTCCACCTCATCCAGATCCTCCCGCTCATCTAAGAGAGGAG TGAGTCCGTCACGTCACAGCATCTCAGAGTGGAGGATGCAGAGCATAGCGCGCGATTCAGACGACAGCTCGGACGAGGAATTCTTTGATGCCCAtg AGGATCTCTCGGATGGTGAGGAGGTTTTCCCAAAAGAAATTGCCAAGTGGAACTCCAACGACTTCATGGACAAGATTGAAACTGTGGACACGGAGGAAAGTCCTG AGAACTTTAAGGAAATGAGCGTCGATTATGACAGAGCTTCGAGTGAGGACAGACTGGATGAG ATGCGTGACTCTCTTAGCGGCCACGCCGATAGCTCTCCTATCCCCACCATCACGGTAACGAGGCACCAGTCA GAGAGTTCGCCTCAGCAGAGTCTGCAGGCTTCCAAGATCCACGTCTTGATACTGGTTCTGCACGGAGGGAACATCCTGGACACGGGCGGAGGGGACCAGAACAGCAAGCAGGCCGACGTCAACACCATCAGCACAGCGTTTGACACAGTCATGCGTGTTCACTACCCCGCTGCGCTCGGCCGCATCGCCATCCGCTTGGTGCCCTGCCCCGCCATCTGTGCCGAGGCCTTCTCTCTGGTGTCTAA CCTGAGCCCTTACAGCTATGATGAGGGATATCTGTCCAGCAGCCAGGACCACATCCCGCTCGCAGCTCTACCTCTGCTGGCCACCTCGTCTCCACAGTACCAGGACGCCTTGGCCACTGTCATTGTTCGCGCCAACCAGGTGTATTCTGAGTTTATTAAGTCTCAGGATGGAGCGACCTTCTCTGGCCAG GTTTGCCTCATTGGGGACTGTGTGGGAGGAATCCTGGGGTTTGATGCTCTCTGTAACAGCACCCCCACGGTAAATGAAAGCCAGAACAGCAGCCGCAGAGGCAGCGTCATCAGCGTGCAG GACCAGGACCTTCTCTCTCCCGGCATCATCATCAACAGCGGACATGGGTCATCATCCCCAACACTGGAGAGCAGCCGCCACCTGAGTCGCAGTAACATTGATATTCCTCGTGTCACTTCAAGCGATGACACCAAGAGGCAGCTGCCCCGTAAGAGAAGCGACTCGTCCACCTACGAACTGGACACAATTAAACAACACCAAGCTTTTCTGTCCAG cttgcACTCTAGCGTCCTTAAGAGCGACGCAGCGTCCCGCAGGTCGAGCAGCAGCACCATGCTGGACGGAAGCTCCCTGGGGAAGTTTGACTTTGAGGTGTCAGACtttttcctgtttggttctcCGCTGGGCTTGGTGCTGGCCCTGAGGAAGACTGTGATCCCTATGCTGGATG TGGCCCAGCTGAGGCCGGCCTGTCAGCAGGTCTATAACTTGTTCCACCCAGCTGATCCCTCTGCCTCCCGCCTGGAGCCTCTGCTGGAGCGGAAATTTCACCTCCTCCCTCCTTTTAGCGTTCCCCGTTACCAACGCTTCCCCCTTGGAGACGGAAACTCGGCCTTGCTGG TGGAGACAGTCCAGAGCAACGCTCAGCTGCTACTCGATAGCGGGCCCCCCCTGTCCTTTCGCTGTCAGGAGACCATCAGTGAGACCTGCATTCCTGTTCCTGTGCTAAACTGGCAGGAGAACTCCCTGAAAGCCACACCCGCCACCTTGGAGT CGGATGTTGTTCAGTCTCATGGTGGTGTCTTCATGGACAGTTCGTACCCCTCATCCCCCATAATGGGCCCCTTCTCCAGGGGCCAACGGAGGGCCAGTGAGATCAGCATTGCCAGCCAGGTCTCAGGAATGGCAGACAGTTTCACTGCCACCAACATAGCCAACA TTGCAGCACGCTGGTGGGGCACAAAGCGCCTGGACTTTGCTCTGTACTGCCCCGATGCTCTGACTGCCTTTCCCACAGTGGCTTTGCCGCACCTCTTCCACGCTTCTTACTGGGAATCCACAGATGTTGTGTCTTTCCTCCTGAGGCAG GTCATGAGGCATGAAAACTCCAGCATTCTGGAGCTGGATGGGAAGGAAGTGTCGGAGTTTACCCCCTCTAAGCCTCGGGAGAAGTGGCTCCGGAAGAGGACTCACGTCAAGATCCGG AACGTGACTGCCAACCATCGAGTGAACGACGCCGTGTTCCCTGAAGACAGCCAGCAGGTCATCACAGGTCGCTTCATGTATGGCCCTCTGGACATGGTGACTCTAGCTGGGGAGAAG GTCGACCTTCACATCATGACCCAGCCTCCGTCAGGAGAGTGGGTGTTCTTCAGCACACAAGTGACCCAAAGCAGCGGCCGCGTGTCGTTTAACATCCCAGAGGAGAAGCGTCTGGGCATCGGAGTCTACCCTGTAAAAATGGTTGTCAG AGGCGACCACACGTTTGCAGACAGCTACCTGACTGTTGTTCCACGTGGCACAGAGTTTGTGGTGTTCAGCATCGACGGGTCGTTCGCCGCCAGTGTCTCAATCATGGGTAGCGATCCAAAGGTCAGGGCAGGAGCTGTGGACGTCGTCAG ACACTGGCAGGATTTAGGTTATTTGATCATCTATGTGACGGGGCGTCCAGACATGCAGAAGCAGCGGGTGGTGGCCTGGCTGTCTCAGCACAACTTCCCACACGGCATCGTCTCCTTCTGCGACGGATTAGTCCACGACCCGCTCAGGCACAAGGCCAACTTCCTCAAAACACTGACAGAG TCTAATATGAAGATCTTTGCTGGATATGGATCAACCAAAGACATCTCTGTCTACACCTCCATCGGCATTCCTCCTTCTCAGATCTACATCGTCGGCAGACCCTCGAAGAAGATGCAGAACCAGTGCCAG TTCATCACAGAGGGGTACGCGGCCCATTTGTCCCAGCTGGAGTACAACCACCGCTCTCGGCCCGCCAAGTCCAGCAGCGCGCGGATGGTCCTGCGTAAGGGAAGCTTCGGCCTGGGCGCCAACAGCGACTTCCTGAGGAAAAGGAACCACCTGCTGCGCACCATCTCCTCCCAGCCGGCCCCCAGCTCCCCGACGGGCAACTTCCACAACAGGCCCGAGCGCACGCAGAGCCAGTCGGACAGCGAGCGGCTGGAGCGGGAGCGGCTGGAGCGGACCCACAGCCACGGCCCGGGGGCGTCGCAGCGCAGCATGAGCATCACGGCGAGCTGCTGGGGCCGCAGCGGCAGCACCAAGCTGGAGCCGTTCCCGTTCAACCCCAAATGA